A single region of the Salmo salar chromosome ssa16, Ssal_v3.1, whole genome shotgun sequence genome encodes:
- the LOC106573979 gene encoding B-cadherin isoform X2 has protein sequence MAYDITIFLIWGWVLGRMSETLQSEGFGHEDAGIVFQPKYPASLPVLEFPKPLVGLVRRKRDWVVPPINFPENDRGPYPKIMVQIRSNNDKEMKIQYSITGSGADQPPVGLFIVDRNSGYLYVTQPLDRERQDKHLLLAHAVAVGAGIAEDPMEIIVRVIDMNDNKPVFTLVPFKGLVPEASIPGFEFMQVTATDADEPGSANSDVRYTIINQEPELPSPNMFVMNPVTGAIQVNAAGLDRENIPKYTLEIQAVDLEGNGLTSFGKSIITVADSNDIAPEFEKSSNTVSVPENKVNALVVKMPVSDGDEPHSSNWATKYRIVDGDPGGMFTVSTGPSRLEGIITTAKPLDFEKNNHYTLLVTVENEVPFATTLPTSTATVQVNVEDRNDVPVFDPVEKFFSVSEHLPVDSDLVLYTAIDPDIMAHKLMYRMDRDPAKWLDINNETGMIKTKHPLDRESPFVKDGKYRVVILAIKDEIPATGTGTILIELEDVNDNAPTIDDTPLKLCNQDPRLVHLAVTDRDGPGFAEPFSVELLEGSNMYCTAQMDKTGTVVELTFKAMREQRNFYINLRVTDAGGLNQDHVIHVTMNEDSCMTWRDFCVRP, from the exons ATGGCATATGACATCACCATCTTCTTGATCTGG GGTTGGGTCCTGGGGAGAATGTCTGAGACTTTACAGTCAG AGGGCTTCGGCCATGAGGATGCTGGCATTGTCTTTCAG CCTAAATATCCTGCAAGTCTTCCAGTTCTGGAGTTTCCAAAGCCTTTGGTAGGTCTGGTGAGAAGGAAAAGGGATTGGGTCGTTCCTCCCATCAACTTCCCAGAGAACGACAGAGGCCCTTACCCCAAGATTATGGTGCAG ATTAGGTCCAACAATGATAAAGAGATGAAGATCCAGTACAGCATCACTGGTTCTGGAGCAGATCAACCCCCTGTGGGACTGTTCATTGTGGACAGAAACTCTGGGTATCTCTATGTGACCCAGCctttggacagagagagacaagacaaaCATCTG CTTTTGGCTCATGCTGTTGCAGTTGGTGCGGGTATAGCAGAAGACCCCATGGAGATCATTGTTAGAGTAATTGATATGAATGACAACAAGCCGGTTTTCACTCTAGTTCCTTTTAAAGGGCTTGTCCCTGAAGCATCCATACCAG GCTTTGAGTTCATGCAGGTCACAGCCACCGATGCAGATGAGCCTGGCTCAGCCAATTCTGATGTCAGATACACTATTATAAATCAGGAACCTGAACTGCCGAGTCCCAACATGTTTGTCATGAACCCTGTCACAGGAGCGATTCAGGTCAATGCTGCTGGACTGGACAGAGAG AATATTCCAAAATATACATTGGAAATCCAAGCTGTTGATTTGGAGGGCAATGGTCTGACATCTTTCGGAAAATCCATTATTACTGTAGCGGACAGCAATGACATAGCTCCTGAATTTGAGAAGTCTTCG AACACGGTGTCTGTCCCAGAGAATAAAGTGAATGCCCTGGTGGTCAAAATGCCAGTGAGTGATGGAGATGAGCCACACTCTTCCAACTGGGCCACCAAGTACAGGATTGTAGATGGAGACCCAGGTGGAATGTTCACTGTAAGCACTGGACCTAGCAGACTGGAAGGAATCATTACCACAGCCAAG CCCCTTGACTTTGAGAAGAACAATCACTACACCCTGTTGGTGACTGTGGAGAATGAGGTCCCATTTGCCACCACCCTGCCCACCTCCACTGCCACAGTCCAGGTGAATGTGGAGGATAGGAATGATGTCCCTGTCTTTGACCCAGTGGAAAAGTTTTTTTCCGTATCTGAACACCTGCCAGTGGACAGTGATTTGGTTCTGTATACAGCCATTGATCCAGACATCATGGCACATAAACTCAT GTATCGCATGGACAGAGATCCTGCTAAATGGCTGGACATCAACAACGAGACCGGAATGATCAAAACCAAACACCCCCTGGACAGAGAATCTCCCTTTGTCAAAGATGGCAAATACAGAGTTGTCATTCTCGCCATCAAAG ATGAAATCCCTGCCACTGGAACTGGAACCATTCTGATAGAGCTGGAAGATGTAAACGACAATGCTCCGACTATTGATGACACCCCGTTGAAGCTCTGTAACCAAGACCCCCGTCTAGTGCATTTagctgtgacagacagagacggtCCAGGCTTTGCTGAACCCTTCAGTGTAGAACTTCTGGAAGGGTCCAATATGTATTGCACTGCCCAAATGGACAAAACAG GAACTGTGGTTGAATTAACATTCAAGGCCATGAGGGAGCAGAGAAACTTCTACATTAATCTGAGGGTCACTGATGCTGGCGGGCTGAACCAAGACCATGTCATTCACGTCACCATGAACGAGGACAGCTGCATGACCTGGAGGGATTTCTGTGTTAGACCCTGA
- the LOC106573979 gene encoding B-cadherin isoform X1 produces MAYDITIFLIWGWVLGRMSETLQSGNGFDFPLTGGEETEEGFGHEDAGIVFQPKYPASLPVLEFPKPLVGLVRRKRDWVVPPINFPENDRGPYPKIMVQIRSNNDKEMKIQYSITGSGADQPPVGLFIVDRNSGYLYVTQPLDRERQDKHLLLAHAVAVGAGIAEDPMEIIVRVIDMNDNKPVFTLVPFKGLVPEASIPGFEFMQVTATDADEPGSANSDVRYTIINQEPELPSPNMFVMNPVTGAIQVNAAGLDRENIPKYTLEIQAVDLEGNGLTSFGKSIITVADSNDIAPEFEKSSNTVSVPENKVNALVVKMPVSDGDEPHSSNWATKYRIVDGDPGGMFTVSTGPSRLEGIITTAKPLDFEKNNHYTLLVTVENEVPFATTLPTSTATVQVNVEDRNDVPVFDPVEKFFSVSEHLPVDSDLVLYTAIDPDIMAHKLMYRMDRDPAKWLDINNETGMIKTKHPLDRESPFVKDGKYRVVILAIKDEIPATGTGTILIELEDVNDNAPTIDDTPLKLCNQDPRLVHLAVTDRDGPGFAEPFSVELLEGSNMYCTAQMDKTGTVVELTFKAMREQRNFYINLRVTDAGGLNQDHVIHVTMNEDSCMTWRDFCVRP; encoded by the exons ATGGCATATGACATCACCATCTTCTTGATCTGG GGTTGGGTCCTGGGGAGAATGTCTGAGACTTTACAGTCAGGTAATGGCTTTGACTTTCCACTGACTGGAGGGGAAGAAACTGAGG AGGGCTTCGGCCATGAGGATGCTGGCATTGTCTTTCAG CCTAAATATCCTGCAAGTCTTCCAGTTCTGGAGTTTCCAAAGCCTTTGGTAGGTCTGGTGAGAAGGAAAAGGGATTGGGTCGTTCCTCCCATCAACTTCCCAGAGAACGACAGAGGCCCTTACCCCAAGATTATGGTGCAG ATTAGGTCCAACAATGATAAAGAGATGAAGATCCAGTACAGCATCACTGGTTCTGGAGCAGATCAACCCCCTGTGGGACTGTTCATTGTGGACAGAAACTCTGGGTATCTCTATGTGACCCAGCctttggacagagagagacaagacaaaCATCTG CTTTTGGCTCATGCTGTTGCAGTTGGTGCGGGTATAGCAGAAGACCCCATGGAGATCATTGTTAGAGTAATTGATATGAATGACAACAAGCCGGTTTTCACTCTAGTTCCTTTTAAAGGGCTTGTCCCTGAAGCATCCATACCAG GCTTTGAGTTCATGCAGGTCACAGCCACCGATGCAGATGAGCCTGGCTCAGCCAATTCTGATGTCAGATACACTATTATAAATCAGGAACCTGAACTGCCGAGTCCCAACATGTTTGTCATGAACCCTGTCACAGGAGCGATTCAGGTCAATGCTGCTGGACTGGACAGAGAG AATATTCCAAAATATACATTGGAAATCCAAGCTGTTGATTTGGAGGGCAATGGTCTGACATCTTTCGGAAAATCCATTATTACTGTAGCGGACAGCAATGACATAGCTCCTGAATTTGAGAAGTCTTCG AACACGGTGTCTGTCCCAGAGAATAAAGTGAATGCCCTGGTGGTCAAAATGCCAGTGAGTGATGGAGATGAGCCACACTCTTCCAACTGGGCCACCAAGTACAGGATTGTAGATGGAGACCCAGGTGGAATGTTCACTGTAAGCACTGGACCTAGCAGACTGGAAGGAATCATTACCACAGCCAAG CCCCTTGACTTTGAGAAGAACAATCACTACACCCTGTTGGTGACTGTGGAGAATGAGGTCCCATTTGCCACCACCCTGCCCACCTCCACTGCCACAGTCCAGGTGAATGTGGAGGATAGGAATGATGTCCCTGTCTTTGACCCAGTGGAAAAGTTTTTTTCCGTATCTGAACACCTGCCAGTGGACAGTGATTTGGTTCTGTATACAGCCATTGATCCAGACATCATGGCACATAAACTCAT GTATCGCATGGACAGAGATCCTGCTAAATGGCTGGACATCAACAACGAGACCGGAATGATCAAAACCAAACACCCCCTGGACAGAGAATCTCCCTTTGTCAAAGATGGCAAATACAGAGTTGTCATTCTCGCCATCAAAG ATGAAATCCCTGCCACTGGAACTGGAACCATTCTGATAGAGCTGGAAGATGTAAACGACAATGCTCCGACTATTGATGACACCCCGTTGAAGCTCTGTAACCAAGACCCCCGTCTAGTGCATTTagctgtgacagacagagacggtCCAGGCTTTGCTGAACCCTTCAGTGTAGAACTTCTGGAAGGGTCCAATATGTATTGCACTGCCCAAATGGACAAAACAG GAACTGTGGTTGAATTAACATTCAAGGCCATGAGGGAGCAGAGAAACTTCTACATTAATCTGAGGGTCACTGATGCTGGCGGGCTGAACCAAGACCATGTCATTCACGTCACCATGAACGAGGACAGCTGCATGACCTGGAGGGATTTCTGTGTTAGACCCTGA